In the Brachyhypopomus gauderio isolate BG-103 chromosome 4, BGAUD_0.2, whole genome shotgun sequence genome, one interval contains:
- the LOC143512577 gene encoding rhodopsin: MNGTEGPFFYVPMSNATGVVRSPYDYPQYYLVEPWAYAGLAAYMFFLIIIGFPINFLTLYVTIEHKKLRTPLNYILLNLAIADLFMIFGGFTTTMYTSLHGYFVFGRLGCNLEGFFATFGGINSLWCLAVLSVERWLVVCKPISNFRFSENHAIMGVAFTWVMALACVIPPLLGWSRYIPEGMQCSCGIDYYTRAEGFNNESFVIYMFTVHFLTPTFTICFCYGRLVCTVKEAAAQQQESETTQRAEREVTRMVIVMFVGYLICWLPYAHTAWWIFTHQGSEFGPVLMTLPAFFAKSSAIYNPIIYICLNKQFRHCMITTLCCGKNPFEEEEGASTTASKTEASSVSSVSPA, encoded by the coding sequence ATGAACGGTACAGAGGGGCCGTTTTTCTACGTGCCCATGTCCAACGCCACCGGCGTGGTGAGGAGCCCCTATGATTACCCACAGTACTACCTGGTGGAGCCTTGGGCGTACGCCGGACTGGCCGCCTACATGTTCTTCCTCATTATCATCGGCTTCCCCATCAACTTCCTCACGCTGTACGTCACTATCGAGCACAAGAAGCTGCGGACGCCCCTAAACTACATCCTCCTCAACCTGGCCATCGCCGACTTGTTCATGATCTTCGGAGGCTTCACCACTACCATGTACACGTCCCTGCATGGCTACTTCGTTTTCGGGCGCCTCGGATGCAACTTGGAGGGTTTCTTCGCCACCTTCGGCGGTATAAACTCCCTCTGGTGTCTGGCCGTGCTGTCCGTGGAGAGGTGGCTCGTCGTCTGCAAGCCCATCAGCAACTTCCGGTTCAGCGAGAACCATGCCATCATGGGCGTGGCCTTCACCTGGGTCATGGCCCTGGCGTGTGTCATACCTCCCCTGCTCGGCTGGTCCCGCTACATCCCCGAGGGCATGCAGTGCTCGTGCGGTATCGACTACTACACACGTGCTGAAGGCTTCAACAACGAATCCTTCGTGATCTACATGTTCACCGTCCACTTCCTGACTCCCACCTTCACCATCTGCTTCTGCTACGGCCGCCTGGTCTGCACCGTCAAGGAGGCTGCCGCCCAGCAGCAGGAGTCCGAGACTACCCAGAGGGCCGAGCGCGAGGTCACCCGCatggtcattgtcatgttcgtCGGCTACCTGATCTGCTGGCTGCCCTATGCTCACACGGCCTGGTGGATCTTCACACACCAGGGTTCCGAATTTGGGCCCGTGCTCATGACCCTGCCGGCCTTCTTCGCCAAGAGCTCCGCCATCTACAACCCCATCATCTACATCTGCCTAAACAAGCAGTTCCGCCACTGCATGATCACCACGCTGTGCTGTGGCAAGAATCCgtttgaggaagaggaaggtgcCTCCACCACTGCCTCCAAGACCGAGGCCTCCTCCGTCTCCTCCGTGTCCCCAGCGTAA